In Microcoleus sp. bin38.metabat.b11b12b14.051, the genomic stretch TAGAGATACAGGGAACCTAAACAGAACAGCCCTTATGCCAGCCAAAGACATTTATCACGATACTGTCTGCACCGCCCTCATCAAAGATGGCTGGACAATCACTCATGACCCACTTATTCTCAAAATTGGTGCCCGATCAGTTTTTGTCGATTTGGGAGCCCAGAAACTAATTGCGGCTGAGCGAGGGTCGGAAAAAATTGCGATCGAGATCAAAAGCTTTCTGGGCCCTTCGCCCATTCATGACCTCGAAAATGCTTGGGGGCAGTTCTTTATGTACGCCCGAACGCTGCAAAGACGAGAGCCGGATCGTCGTCTTTACCTCGCGGTTAATCGCAACACTTTTGAGAAGTTGTTTAAAGAAGAAGCTGGGCAATTGCTGCTAAAAGAACCAGGTTTTCGGATGATAGTTTTTGACTCAAACACGGAGGAGATTATCCAATGGCAACCGCAAATCAACCCGTAGACCAATGGCGTGAAACGTTGGAGAAAATTCTCCAATATTATGCGAATCTTCCTTACACTTATGGGGATGTGATTACGTATTTGGTTGTCAGCCGCGATCGCAATCATTTTATGCTGATACATGAAGGCTGGGAAAATCATCTGCGAGTTCATGGTACTGTGGTTCACGCCGAAATCCGCAATGACAAAATTTGGATTCACTATGATGGCATTGAAGATGGCATCACTGACGAACTCGTCGCTGCTGGTGTGCCCAAAGACTGTATTGTTCTGGCTTTCCATCCACCGGAAGTCCGAGAGTATACTGGATATGCTCGCGCATAGTTTCTCCTCTTGACCAAGATTTTAGACAATCGCTGGCGATCGCCATTTATACCAATTTTCTAAAGATTTGCTAGAGATGAACTCTTAGCCCCCCCGAACTCGCGGGGGGGGTTGGGGGGGTGATTGTATAACACTACTTTAGAAAAATGGTATTACTCAGAAAACGGGTAAAGGGGCAAGCTTTGTTATATAAAGCTTGCCCCTCTAACTCGCGCCAGGGATAGGATTAATAGGGCAAAGACTTTTAATTCCGAGGCCCGACAGTCGATAGATTCAACCCGCTATCATAGATGTCGTCAGCAATCTGAAGTCCAAGCGGAATACCACCAATATTCTGACCGAGGTCGGGATTGCCTGTACAATCTGGAGCAAAAGCATCAAATACCCAATGCACTCCTAAAAAGACACGACTGAGACCATTTTGGATAATCATTTGCCACAGCCCACCAGGGAAACTGCGAACGTGTTTGGGTCGCACAGTTCCCTTATTGTCTCGGCTAATGCCATTCAACTCATCAGAGACGAAGGTAATCCCATCAAACAAGGTGTCATCGCTGTGGCTAGTTACGCCATAAAACCGTCGGGTAATATGCAGCGCGGCTGCACCGAACGTAGCGTGTCCAGAAGGATAGGCTGGAAAAGGTGGCGTACCGTTTTTCCGGGTGGAATTCGTATTCGGTGCCCCTAGTGGTAACCAAAAGGGGTCAGCATCCTCAGAGAGGACGTTATTACCAGTAGCGGTTGGGCCTAATGAGGGATCGTGTTCCCGAATGCCGACGACAGGTCGCCATAAATCGTGAATGTATTTCTGATCCCAGGCTAAAATACCCGCATCTCCCATTGCAGCATTCACTAGCGCAAAAAGACGAGCATTTTGATCGACAGTATTCTCCTGAGCGATCGCCACGGCACGGACAATCTGGTTGTACAACCGAGGGGGTGTCCCTAACTCAACAGCGCCATCATAACCCCAGTAGATGCCGATGAGTGTTTCATTTGCAGTTCGAGGAGAAATATCTGTAGGCAAAGTTCCCATCAATTCAGGTGCAATCCCTTTCCCGCGCACCTGTCTCAGGGCGTTGATATACTCAGGACTCCCTAGCTGAGGTGGAGCATCTAACTCATAACGGTTAGTGACAGCAAAACCTCTTGATTGTGCGCCATAGAAGGGCGCATGAAAACCTTGATCGCTATTATCTGGATCGGGACGGTGTGCGCCACGCGCCACTGATGCAGCATAGCCATCATCGCCAGCGCTAGGATCATCCTGCCGCTTCTCCAAGATTTTTTGAGCTACCAAAAGACCAAATTCATGACCTTCTTGTAGGCCGTTTCCTCCTAAACCTGCTTGAGTATGTTTCAGATTAAAAAAGGATTTTTGACTGGGATACAAGCTAGACAATGTAGCGTGGGCAGCGGCGGCTACCGCAGCATTGGCTGAGGC encodes the following:
- a CDS encoding element excision factor XisH family protein — its product is MPAKDIYHDTVCTALIKDGWTITHDPLILKIGARSVFVDLGAQKLIAAERGSEKIAIEIKSFLGPSPIHDLENAWGQFFMYARTLQRREPDRRLYLAVNRNTFEKLFKEEAGQLLLKEPGFRMIVFDSNTEEIIQWQPQINP
- a CDS encoding vanadium-dependent haloperoxidase, which codes for MSSLYPSQKSFFNLKHTQAGLGGNGLQEGHEFGLLVAQKILEKRQDDPSAGDDGYAASVARGAHRPDPDNSDQGFHAPFYGAQSRGFAVTNRYELDAPPQLGSPEYINALRQVRGKGIAPELMGTLPTDISPRTANETLIGIYWGYDGAVELGTPPRLYNQIVRAVAIAQENTVDQNARLFALVNAAMGDAGILAWDQKYIHDLWRPVVGIREHDPSLGPTATGNNVLSEDADPFWLPLGAPNTNSTRKNGTPPFPAYPSGHATFGAAALHITRRFYGVTSHSDDTLFDGITFVSDELNGISRDNKGTVRPKHVRSFPGGLWQMIIQNGLSRVFLGVHWVFDAFAPDCTGNPDLGQNIGGIPLGLQIADDIYDSGLNLSTVGPRN
- a CDS encoding XisI protein; translated protein: MATANQPVDQWRETLEKILQYYANLPYTYGDVITYLVVSRDRNHFMLIHEGWENHLRVHGTVVHAEIRNDKIWIHYDGIEDGITDELVAAGVPKDCIVLAFHPPEVREYTGYARA